A DNA window from Acomys russatus chromosome 7, mAcoRus1.1, whole genome shotgun sequence contains the following coding sequences:
- the LOC127191348 gene encoding LOW QUALITY PROTEIN: zinc finger protein 54-like (The sequence of the model RefSeq protein was modified relative to this genomic sequence to represent the inferred CDS: substituted 1 base at 1 genomic stop codon): protein MNCTSFLENYCICDTAHQHVNTEKQSCQYNELVKMIHEHSKGELYKTTITAENCNNYRSANQKGAAFESSNIDRLKSLHTREDPCKTKDSEKCLSLSSSISQEQRHYTEKKEHRHGIYDDIFASTYSSLQQTIYIGEKPHQCGKCGKGFSSSSNLIVHQRIHTGKKPYKCNICDKSFNQCTHLKIHQRLHTGEKPYKCKECAKSFHQSSALKDHEKLHTGEKPYKCKECDKSFTVKSTLTKHQRIHTGKKPYKCNVCDKSFNQGVNLKIHQRLHTGEKPYKCKECGKSFHQLSALKSHQNLHNGDKPYKCKECDKSFTVKSILTKHQRVHTGKKPYKCNVCDKSFTQFTNLKTHQRLHTGEKPYRCTECGKSYAQSSALKLHQKMHNDKRHSGEKPYKCNDCDRSFAHYLSFRRHQKIHTLDKLYKCKECGKSYIELSHLKTHYRVHSGEKPYKCEVCDKLFTTTSTLRTHQKIHTGEKPYKCTECDKSFTQASYLRRHQRVHTGEKPYVCKECDKSFSTCSTLRQHLKIHTGEKTYKCKDCDISFTKYSKLRKHQRVHSEVRYHFCKECGKSFTSSSYLKTHQKIHTGEKSYNSKDCDKSFIQVSNLRTHYXVHTKERSCICKECGESFTKCSTLQSHQKIHTGKKNTVISIVT from the coding sequence ATGAATTGTACTTCTTTTCTAGAGAACTATTGCATATGTGATACTGCCCATCAGCATGTGAATACTGAAAAGCAGTCTTGTCAGTATAATGAACTTGTCAAAATGATTCATGAACACTCCAAAGGTGAACTTTATAAAACTACTATAACTGCAGAAAACTGTAATAACTACAGAAGTGCTAATCAGAAGGGTGCTGCTTTTGAGTCATCAAACATTGATAGACTTAAAAGTTTGCACACTAGAGAAGACCCTTGCAAAACTAAAGACTCTGAGAAATGTTTAAGTTTGTCTTCCAGTATTAGTCAAGAGCAGAGACACTACACtgaaaaaaaagagcacaggcaCGGTATATATGATGACATTTTTGCTTCAACATACAGTTCTCTGCAACAAACAATCTACATTGGAGAGAAACCACACCAGTGTGGAAAATGTGGAAAAGGCTTCAGTAGTTCCTCAAACCTCATTGTACATCAGAGAATTCATACTGGAAAGAAACCCTACAAGTGCAACATTTGTGACAAATCCTTTAACCAGTGCACACATCTTAAAATACATCAAAGACTTCATACTGgggagaaaccttacaaatgcaaAGAATGTGCAAAGTCATTTCATCAGTCGTCAGCCCTTAAAGACCATGAGAAAttacatactggagagaagccttacaAATGTAAGGAATGTGACAAATCTTTTACTGTGAAGTCCACTCTTACAAAACATCAGCGAATTCATACTGGGAAGAAACCCTACAAGTGCAATGTTTGTGACAAATCCTTTAACCAAGGGGTAAATCTTAAAATACATCAACGacttcatactggagagaaaccttacaaatgcaaAGAATGTGGAAAGTCATTTCATCAGTTGTCTGCACTTAAGAGCCATCAGAATTTGCATAATGGAGACAAGCCCTACAAATGCAAGGAGTGTGACAAATCCTTTACTGTGAAGTCAATTCTTACAAAACACCAGAGAGTTCATACTGGAAAGAAACCCTACAAATGCAATGTTTGTGACAAATCCTTTACCCAGTTCACAAATCTTAAAACACATCAAAGacttcatactggagagaaaccatacaGATGCACAGAATGTGGAAAGTCATATGCTCAGTCATCAGCCCTTAAACTCCATCAGAAAATGCATAATGACAAAAGACATTCTGGAGAGAAGCCTTACAAATGCAATGATTGTGACAGATCTTTTGCCCACTATTTATCATTTAGAAGGCATCAGAAAATTCATACTCtagataaattatataaatgtaaagaaTGTGGTAAGTCCTATATTGAATTATCACACCTTAAAACACATTACAGAGTCCACTCTGGTGAGAAGCCTTACAAGTGTGAGGTTTGTGACAAATTGTTCACTACAACCTCAACTCttagaacacatcaaaaaattcacactggagagaaaccttacaaatgtacaGAATGTGACAAATCCTTTACCCAGGCCTCATATCTTAGAAGACATCAGAgagttcacactggagagaaaccttacgtATGTAAGGAATGTGACAAATCTTTTTCTACGTGTTCAACTCTTAGACAACATCTgaaaattcatactggagagaaaactTACAAATGCAAAGACTGTGACATATCCTTTACTAAGTATTCAAAGCTTAGAAAACATCAGAGAGTTCATTCTGAAGTGAGATATCACTTCTGTAAGGAATGTGGAAAATCTTTTACTAGTAGCTCTTACCTTAAAACACATCagaaaattcatactggagagaaaagCTACAATAGCAAAGACTGTGACAAATCTTTTATCCAGGTTTCAAATCTTAGAACACATTACTGAGTTCATACCAAAGAGAGATCTTGCATATGTAAGGAATGTGGTGAATCTTTTACTAAATGCTCAACTCTTCAATCACATCAGAAAATTCATactggaaagaaaaatactgttATAAGTATTGTGACATAG